ATTTCCGCTTTCAGGAGCGCGGCAAGCTGCATATAACGAGGCGCGGCAGACGGTTCGGCCAGTTTATCTCTAACCAGAAGTAGTAATTCCTGCATATTGCAGCCTTTTTATTGTTTTACGCTGCGTTCAGCATACGCGATAGTTAAACAAAAATGTTGAATCGATTAAGTTGTAAAGCAAAATTTATCGGACTGGTATTGGCATATTATAGGTATTAAATTGGACTTGCACCTATGGATTGATTTTCGTAAACTCGTGCCCTCAATGCCAACACCAGGGGCATTAATTGACCACGCCAGATCCCCGTCACATCGCGTTTGAAAGCCCTATGGGAAACGATGAGTGGCGCACCAGGGACTTCATTAGAAAATATACGCAGGAGCGGGTTCCAGCATGTTCCGGCTGGCTCCAATAACAATAGCGCCGCGGTTGCATTGACCGCAGGCGACTAGATTGATAGCCCCATCCAGTTACCGGCTTAATGGATGGATACCGATAACGCGGTCAAGCCAGAGGTTTTGTTCCGTTCTGGACTGACCGCATCGGCGCTTCTGATAACAACGCCGTCGCGCCTTCCCATGCCCAACGCCCCTGAATTTCCGGCGTTATACCCTATTATCTGCTACGCTTGACGGCGGTACGGATACTGTGGCGCCATCATCACCGTATAGATGGCACATGAAATGGCATTCGTGCCTTCCCAGCGACATGGCTTACCCCGTTCAATCAAACCATTTGATTGATTCTTCTTCGTTTTCCGCCATTCGTTATTCGTTATACGCCAAGGCTAAAAAGGAGCAAGCCGACATGGGTGAGGTACGACAAAATCAAACCAGCGCCGCGCAACCACAGAACAAAACCTGGAAAGTGGAAAATGCCGGTATCGATCGAATCCCGGAAGCGGAACGCACCGGTAAGCCACTGGAATTATTTTGGATCTGGTGTGCGGCGAATATCGGCATTCTCGGCATTGTCTACGGCGCCATTATCGTGTCGTTCGGCCTTTCTTTTATTCAATCCATCCTTGCCGCGATTCTCGGGGTGGCCAGCTTCGCGCTGGTCGGTTTTACCTCGTTTGCCGGTCAAATCGGGCGCACCGCCACCCTGACGCTCTCGCGTGTCATTTTCGGCCTGAAAGGCAATATCGCGCCGACCGCCTTCAGTTGGTTCACATTGATGGGATGGGAAGCCGTCAACCTTATCACCGGCACACTGACGCTATCCGCCCTGTTCGAGGCCGTGGGACTCAGCGGCGGCGCCATACTGACCGCGGTTTGTTTGCTGCTTTTCGGCGGTCTGACTATTGCCGTCAGTATTCTGGGGCAGAACACGCTGATCCTGCTGCAAAGCTGGATCACGCGAATCTTCGGCACCATGACGCTGGTGGTGGTGATCTATATTCTGTTCAACACGCCGTGGCACAAGGTGCTGTCGCTGCCATCCGGCGACTGGCTGAGCGGATTCCTTCCCGCGGTGTCGGTCATTGCCGCCGGTACCGGCGTGGGCTGGACGATCGCCGGCGCGGATTACAGCCGTTATCAGCGTCCGTCAACCCGCCGAGGCAGCGTCTTCGCCGCAGTCGTGGGCGGCGCCGCCCTGCCGTTGATACTGCTGATGCTGGCCGGTATTCTGCTGTCATCCCAATTGCCCGAGCTCTC
This window of the Brenneria goodwinii genome carries:
- a CDS encoding purine-cytosine permease family protein, whose product is MGEVRQNQTSAAQPQNKTWKVENAGIDRIPEAERTGKPLELFWIWCAANIGILGIVYGAIIVSFGLSFIQSILAAILGVASFALVGFTSFAGQIGRTATLTLSRVIFGLKGNIAPTAFSWFTLMGWEAVNLITGTLTLSALFEAVGLSGGAILTAVCLLLFGGLTIAVSILGQNTLILLQSWITRIFGTMTLVVVIYILFNTPWHKVLSLPSGDWLSGFLPAVSVIAAGTGVGWTIAGADYSRYQRPSTRRGSVFAAVVGGAALPLILLMLAGILLSSQLPELSSSANPIALIGTVLPTWMSVPYLLTATAGIITIAVLSLYSASLNLLTIGVKVRQSIAVAFDAVLVVGVAIYVLFISGDFLTPFISFLIFCGLFLGPWSAVFILDYFLVRRRHGYNDELLFGLNGKNLGVRWVPLCCWLLGAIGGLMVTKTGFIDGPLAIGIFANSSLGLFISFAISLATYWLYLLVKPQETLI